One genomic window of Pseudomonas aeruginosa includes the following:
- a CDS encoding aminotransferase class I/II-fold pyridoxal phosphate-dependent enzyme — protein MDKDNSMSRNNPSRHSILVTSNINAANDANRLSELCRQLEIRGYRLFQAPSRKVALDFLGNAAHPAGILLLVAEPTGENEAAQLAALDELRQVAPSIPLFLLFRQLRIEQLSSQLLDEAQGCFNLAAGPARFIAERIDSDLREWRAPAGPRRLRDYAPPVPRTPVSARYNGRARLDLAPAKQWRIGSGSTAERLATPLNDLSTAYRKTSAGAPAAHAGDIAEAFRRALWEAAARLAREDGDTWFFEILRGNPGPGIEAGRETPAKRWHGLAETLDSSPRLDPLRVALSAPGLDSRGRPASFGVPAAVVCRYLRRHGIAPLRTGDYRFLLLFPQGARAEHAQPLVDRLCEFKRRHDDDAPLKQVLPELLDSSPLYRYIGLRELCAMIHEASLRLHLTALADAAARAAGHAALAPATVYGHLVRDETEAVAIDRLGGRVVASLVGVHPAATPLLLPGERVAEESPALIDYLLALQAFGEHFPGFAPELQGIEIDERGRYRVRCVRPAALARGSGLRLATRRPD, from the coding sequence ATGGACAAGGACAACAGCATGTCTCGAAACAATCCTTCGCGTCATTCAATACTCGTCACTTCCAACATAAACGCGGCCAATGATGCGAATCGTCTTTCCGAGCTTTGTCGACAACTGGAAATACGCGGCTATCGGCTCTTCCAGGCGCCAAGCCGCAAGGTCGCCCTGGATTTTCTCGGCAACGCCGCGCACCCCGCCGGCATCCTCCTGCTCGTCGCGGAGCCGACAGGCGAGAACGAGGCCGCACAATTGGCGGCCCTCGATGAACTCCGCCAGGTCGCGCCGTCCATCCCGCTGTTCCTGTTGTTTCGTCAACTGCGCATCGAGCAGTTGTCCAGCCAGCTACTGGACGAGGCCCAGGGATGCTTCAACCTGGCCGCCGGCCCCGCACGCTTCATCGCCGAGCGCATCGACAGCGACCTGCGCGAATGGCGCGCCCCGGCAGGCCCCAGGCGGCTGCGCGACTATGCCCCGCCGGTCCCGCGCACGCCGGTGAGCGCCCGCTACAACGGCCGCGCACGCCTCGACTTGGCGCCGGCCAAGCAGTGGCGGATCGGCTCGGGGAGCACCGCGGAGCGCCTGGCGACACCGCTGAACGACCTCTCCACGGCCTACCGCAAGACGTCCGCAGGAGCCCCGGCGGCGCACGCCGGCGACATCGCCGAGGCCTTTCGCCGGGCGCTCTGGGAAGCCGCTGCGCGGCTCGCCAGGGAGGATGGCGATACGTGGTTCTTCGAGATACTGCGGGGCAACCCGGGGCCTGGCATCGAGGCCGGCCGGGAGACGCCGGCGAAGCGCTGGCACGGGCTCGCCGAGACACTCGACAGCAGTCCTCGGCTGGACCCGCTGCGCGTCGCCCTGAGCGCCCCCGGCCTCGATTCGCGCGGTCGCCCGGCCAGCTTCGGAGTACCCGCCGCGGTGGTCTGCCGCTACCTGCGCCGGCACGGCATCGCCCCGTTGCGCACCGGCGACTATCGCTTCCTGCTGCTGTTTCCCCAGGGCGCCAGGGCGGAACACGCGCAGCCGCTGGTGGACAGGCTGTGCGAATTCAAACGCCGGCACGACGACGATGCGCCGCTGAAGCAGGTGTTGCCGGAGTTGCTCGACAGCTCGCCGCTGTACCGCTACATCGGCCTGCGCGAACTCTGCGCGATGATCCACGAAGCCAGCCTGCGGCTGCACCTGACCGCCCTCGCCGACGCCGCCGCCAGGGCTGCCGGCCACGCCGCGCTGGCGCCGGCCACGGTCTATGGGCACCTGGTCAGGGACGAAACCGAAGCGGTGGCGATCGACAGGCTCGGCGGCCGTGTGGTCGCCAGCCTGGTCGGCGTCCATCCGGCGGCCACGCCGCTGCTGTTGCCCGGCGAACGGGTGGCCGAGGAATCACCGGCGCTGATCGACTACCTGCTGGCCTTGCAGGCCTTCGGCGAGCACTTTCCCGGTTTCGCTCCCGAGTTGCAGGGCATCGAGATCGATGAGCGCGGCCGCTACCGGGTCCGTTGCGTCAGGCCGGCAGCCCTCGCCCGCGGCTCCGGCCTGCGCCTGGCCACGCGCCGGCCGGACTGA